One Purpureocillium takamizusanense chromosome 1, complete sequence genomic window carries:
- a CDS encoding uncharacterized protein (EggNog:ENOG503NZA0~COG:K) has translation MVPQFPSQAFYRAANLTVDTNHAKQKYLEEEDKSVLDDNILDHNAIDSGLELSPPMADSRRESFAVSGTLFSPKTEDWQSVDMQSVPSNNPFFEQPSGSSNNPFMRLDHGQTHAFGQQQQQQSGSWLMGSGSGTTTPFHPFESIPAEYDAGSSIFQRSMQSQNGFNGVGNIFAPLGPGEQHMPTSPQKEWMATAHAAAKKMRSSSPGIRSHNDLRRGDGIRKKNARFEIPAERNLNNIDQLIASSTDEQEIKELKQQKRLLRNRQAALDSRQRKKLHTERLEDEKKHYTALINDLEEEVGGLKAKMELLHREKQSYMDFIETLTLEKDEMIRAHTVETGELRKKVGILTEHVQRLESTPLATTQTSHMNHGFPGAYDEMNDMDMTGAWDNAGFLNDYAPEPEVKQELSVVPAKKADAAAAEDGDKGASQGGLLFMLFLVGAFVMSRGSTPPITRVSEDVRVASETLLQNVLNDAGVKPQAHGLQPMAPQPSGAVNWPQLGASGGPKVGMHVAPSMLEELGDALSQPSERQTNEHVFSMSSTQYNGVHNQDFNPPKRSTSQGRKNLAEALAEIRDDKQTGAAEVYTRSLLWNQIPREVVRNFAKMVSECSNAQNEQQCNDTT, from the exons ATGGTGCCACAATTCCCCTCGCAGGCCTTCTATCGAGCGGCCAATTTGACCGTTGATACAAACCATGCTAAGCAAAAGTAccttgaagaagaagacaaGAGTGTACTTGACGATAACATCCTCGACCACAACGCCATAGACTCGGGCCTTGAACTCTCCCCTCCGATGGCTGACAGTCGGAGAGAGTCATTTGCCGTCTCAGGTACTCTATTTTCTCCTAAAACTGAGGATTGGCAGTCCGTGGACATGCAGTCAGTCCCTTCAAACAATCCTTTTTTTGAGCAGCCAAGCGGCAGTAGCAACAACCCCTTCATGCGGCTCGACCACGGACAGACACACGCTTTCggacaacaacagcaacaacaaagcggcagctggctgatgggctccggctccggcaccACAACACCCTTTCATCCGTTCGAGTCTATCCCGGCAGAGTACGATGCTGGGTCCTCGATTTTCCAGCGATCGATGCAGAGCCAGAACGGCTTTAACGGGGTCGGCAACATATTTGCGCCTCTGGGCCCTGGCGAGCAGCACATgcccacgtcgccgcagAAAGAATGGATGGCTACGGcacatgctgctgccaagAAGATGCGTTCGAGCAGTCCAGGGATCCGATCCCACAATGATCTCAGAAGAGGAGACGGCATCCGCAAGAAGAACGCCCGTTTCGAGATCCCAGCGGAGCGCAACCTGAACAACATCGATCAACTCATTGCGTCCTCGACGGATGAGCAGGAGatcaaggagctcaagcAGCAAAAGCGCCTGCTGCGTAACCGACAAGCGGC CCTTGACTCTAGGCAGAGAAAGAAGCTACACACCGAGCGGCTtgaggacgagaagaagcacTATACCGCACTCATCAACGATttggaggaggaggtagGCGGTCTCAAGGCAAAAATGGAGCTGCTTCACCGGGAGAAACAGTCCTACATGGACTTCATTGAGACTCTCACCCTGGAGAAGGACGAGATGATTAGAGCCCACACGGTTGAGACAGGAGAGCTTCGGAAGAAGGTCGGCATCCTCACCGAGCATGTTCAGAGGCTCGAGTCTACACCGCTTGCCACGACACAGACATCCCACATGAATCACGGGTTCCCTGGCGCCTATGATGAGATGAATGACATGGACATGACTGGCGCCTGGGACAACGCTGGCTTCCTCAACGACTACGCCCCCGAGCCCGAGGTCAAGCAGGAGCTGTCCGTCGTTCCCGCAAAGAAGGCCGACGCAGCGGCCGCTGAAGATGGCGACAAGGGGGCTTCTCAGGGTGGACTACTCTTCATGCTCTTCCTTGTGGGAGCCTTTGTCATGTCGAGAGGTTCCACGCCACCCATCACGCGCGTGTCCGAGGATGTCCGAGTGGCGTCGGAGACGCTTCTCCAGAATGTGCTCAACGACGCAGGCGTCAAGCCTCAAGCTCATGGCCTTCAGCCCATGGCTCCTCAGCCGTCTGGAGCGGTCAACTGGCCACAACTcggggcgagcggcggccccaAGGTCGGCATGCATGTCGCGCCCTCTatgctcgaggagctgggaGATGCTCTGTCGCAGCCATCGGAGCGGCAAACCAACGAGCACGTCTTCTCCATGTCATCCACTCAGTACAATGGCGTCCACAATCAGGATTTTAACCCGCCTAAACGATCCACCAGCCAGGGTCGCAAGAACCTTGCCGAGGCACTCGCAGAGATTCGGGATGACAAGCAGACGGGCGCAGCGGAGGTGTACACGCGATCGCTTCTCTGGAACCAAATTCCCAGGGAAGTGGTTCGAAATTTTGCGAAAATGGTTTCCGAGTGCAGCAATGCACAGAATGAGCAGCAATGCAACGACACGACGTGA